From a single Methanomicrobium sp. W14 genomic region:
- a CDS encoding chemotaxis protein CheW encodes MATIGVVQFEISGTNYAIDISTAREIVEMMPITPVPRSPVHIAGIINLRGEITNVMNLNSLMGLDFSEDNTNKKIIVLVPEATGGSNIGLIVDDVHSVLQVNDENIDQIDASLSKEAFVKGIIKTGSSNSTKKDLVIWIDIEKILKETTGKGCN; translated from the coding sequence ATGGCAACGATTGGCGTGGTGCAGTTTGAGATATCAGGCACAAATTATGCAATCGATATAAGCACTGCAAGGGAGATTGTCGAAATGATGCCTATAACCCCGGTTCCAAGGTCCCCTGTGCATATAGCCGGAATAATAAACCTGAGAGGCGAGATTACAAACGTTATGAATTTAAACAGCCTTATGGGGCTTGACTTTTCAGAAGACAACACAAACAAAAAAATAATTGTTCTTGTGCCGGAGGCTACCGGCGGCTCGAACATAGGCCTTATAGTTGACGATGTACACAGCGTCCTTCAGGTAAATGATGAGAATATAGACCAGATTGACGCTTCCCTGTCAAAAGAAGCGTTTGTAAAAGGAATCATAAAGACAGGCAGTTCAAACAGTACTAAAAAAGACCTTGTAATCTGGATTGACATCGAAAAAATCCTCAAAGAAACGACCGGAAAAGGCTGCAACTAA
- a CDS encoding methyl-accepting chemotaxis protein, which produces MTAAEKVEEILSALNNGDKVKKISPGELGEEFSGVLNEINALIDGFSAIHESMDTLGVMSENDYTKKAEGNCTGIYKKLTDSVNLIRKRFLTLEDVAEDLSRGDFSDLEKFRSIGNGAGKRCENDKIVPAYIEMMEAINNVTEEIEILGKYASEGKLDYRSNASSHKGAYGEIVKSVNSAIDSFVIPMNEAMRVCKKYADADFTAHFSDSIDMRGDFESFKEAVDGIGESISHSLSVTSKVTEQVVANSNEVTKGTDEVAKATEGVANASQKTADLTKDLLTSIDDITRQIADLSASNEEIASTSQEVHNAANHVVDVGKETQELANVTNSKMGDVEKIAKESVSEIQELNTQIKEVGKIVKLINDIAGQINLLALNAAIEAARAGEHGRGFAVVAGEVKNLAAEARTATDSIEKVVSAVKDGSDKTAKAIMLANDEIIDGVDSVNKTLEALNTIIKSAGQVTHDIGEITKAIEDQALIANNVVNAAEKGDSMTKDVQREAQELAALAEESSASVEEIGSAVHEVNSLIKELNEANSQFKYRM; this is translated from the coding sequence ATGACCGCAGCAGAAAAAGTTGAAGAAATACTTTCAGCACTCAACAACGGCGACAAGGTAAAAAAAATAAGTCCCGGAGAACTCGGGGAGGAGTTTTCCGGAGTTTTAAATGAAATAAACGCACTAATTGATGGTTTTTCGGCAATACACGAAAGTATGGACACTTTAGGTGTTATGTCCGAAAACGATTACACCAAAAAGGCAGAGGGAAATTGCACAGGAATTTATAAAAAGTTAACTGATTCAGTTAACCTCATCAGAAAAAGATTCCTTACTCTGGAAGATGTTGCAGAAGACCTTTCCAGGGGCGACTTCTCCGACCTCGAAAAATTCAGAAGCATTGGAAACGGCGCCGGAAAGAGATGCGAAAACGATAAAATTGTACCGGCTTACATCGAAATGATGGAGGCGATAAACAATGTCACTGAAGAGATTGAAATTCTCGGAAAATATGCTTCTGAGGGGAAACTCGATTACAGGAGCAATGCCTCGTCTCATAAAGGTGCATACGGTGAGATTGTAAAGTCAGTCAACAGTGCAATAGACTCGTTTGTAATCCCCATGAACGAAGCCATGAGAGTCTGCAAAAAGTACGCGGACGCAGACTTCACCGCCCATTTCTCCGACAGCATCGACATGAGAGGTGATTTTGAATCCTTTAAGGAGGCGGTTGACGGCATAGGCGAGTCCATATCCCACAGCCTTTCCGTTACAAGCAAAGTCACTGAACAGGTCGTAGCAAATTCAAACGAAGTGACAAAAGGGACCGACGAAGTGGCAAAGGCAACAGAAGGTGTCGCAAACGCAAGCCAGAAGACTGCCGACCTTACAAAAGACCTTCTGACAAGTATTGATGACATAACAAGGCAGATTGCTGACCTTTCAGCATCAAACGAAGAAATTGCAAGCACCTCCCAGGAAGTCCACAATGCAGCAAACCACGTTGTTGACGTAGGAAAAGAAACGCAGGAACTGGCAAACGTCACAAACAGCAAGATGGGTGATGTCGAAAAAATAGCAAAAGAAAGCGTCAGCGAAATTCAGGAGCTGAATACCCAGATTAAAGAAGTGGGAAAAATAGTAAAACTCATAAACGACATTGCAGGTCAGATAAACCTCCTTGCACTTAACGCCGCAATTGAAGCGGCACGTGCCGGTGAACACGGAAGAGGTTTTGCAGTCGTTGCAGGAGAGGTCAAAAACCTTGCAGCCGAGGCAAGAACCGCAACCGATTCCATAGAAAAGGTGGTTTCTGCCGTCAAGGACGGAAGTGACAAGACTGCAAAGGCCATAATGCTTGCAAATGACGAAATAATAGACGGTGTTGACAGCGTCAACAAGACACTTGAAGCACTGAACACAATAATAAAAAGTGCAGGCCAGGTTACGCATGACATAGGAGAAATAACGAAGGCAATAGAAGACCAGGCACTTATTGCCAACAATGTTGTAAACGCAGCCGAAAAAGGCGATTCTATGACAAAGGACGTGCAGAGGGAGGCACAGGAGCTCGCAGCACTTGCAGAAGAGTCCAGTGCATCCGTGGAGGAGATCGGAAGTGCTGTGCATGAAGTCAACTCTCTTATAAAAGAGCTTAATGAAGCAAACTCACAGTTCAAATACAGGATGTGA
- a CDS encoding pro-sigmaK processing inhibitor BofA family protein translates to MLDTLITIIIAGGIVFVLWYFLKNLTTLIINSVVGLVTLIIVSQMNLLGMESFNITWGAVLVCALGGLPGAILLMVLNLAGITI, encoded by the coding sequence ATGTTGGACACTCTGATAACTATCATAATTGCCGGAGGAATCGTCTTTGTCCTCTGGTATTTCCTGAAAAATCTGACAACACTGATAATAAATTCCGTAGTCGGCCTTGTCACGCTTATAATTGTATCCCAGATGAACCTTCTGGGGATGGAATCATTCAATATTACCTGGGGTGCAGTCCTTGTATGTGCCCTGGGGGGACTTCCCGGTGCAATTCTTCTGATGGTTTTAAACCTTGCAGGAATCACTATTTAG
- a CDS encoding TldD/PmbA family protein, whose amino-acid sequence MTSDCEPVIDEILKKGDRLADETEVFFSSGEGTGLDLKGKLIGEAFGSGSWGIGIRVIKDGKIGCSSTNDPKCWEKCLISALDSAKLSSPQNWEGLPSDSLLPDVKLDVYDKDLSCDISSATALIERMLDGASEYESIIVGGGASLSAGRTVIANSNGVFYSIEKTGAGISLETIFGTSTGYEFDSSAYTKRLNPEKTGREASSLAVFSKDGCDIKTGIYDVILSPVAVCQLLSSVLIPSLSGRNVKAKRSFFDGKLGQKCFDENFSLYDDPFSGMGATLRDSEGVPTRRIDFIKSGIVEEFSYDLKTAYRYNEKSTGSAVRDGAGGAPVIGTHNICVDGKRENIFDEKAVYAHTVVGAHTANAVTGDFSVELSNAAFVEGGEKEKPIKSAMLSGNVFEMLNSVSGMSEETRSLGSMTVPSVRFSGLSVVGRL is encoded by the coding sequence ATGACTTCCGACTGCGAACCTGTTATCGATGAGATATTAAAGAAAGGTGACCGCCTTGCTGACGAAACCGAGGTGTTCTTTTCCTCAGGGGAAGGAACCGGCCTTGATCTTAAGGGGAAACTCATAGGAGAGGCTTTCGGCTCCGGGTCATGGGGCATTGGCATAAGGGTAATAAAGGACGGAAAAATAGGGTGCTCTTCCACAAACGATCCCAAGTGCTGGGAAAAATGCCTCATTTCCGCTCTTGACAGTGCAAAGCTATCTTCACCGCAGAACTGGGAAGGTCTGCCTTCCGATTCTCTCCTGCCTGACGTAAAGCTTGACGTATATGATAAGGACCTTTCATGCGACATATCGTCTGCAACTGCTCTCATTGAAAGAATGCTTGACGGGGCTTCGGAATACGAATCCATTATCGTAGGCGGAGGGGCCTCGCTCTCAGCAGGGAGGACGGTAATTGCAAACTCAAACGGCGTATTCTATTCCATTGAAAAAACCGGTGCGGGAATTTCCTTGGAGACTATTTTCGGGACGTCAACAGGATACGAATTTGACTCATCTGCATATACGAAACGCCTGAACCCTGAAAAAACGGGAAGGGAAGCGTCATCCCTGGCTGTATTTTCAAAAGATGGCTGCGATATCAAAACAGGAATATACGATGTAATTCTCTCGCCTGTCGCCGTGTGCCAGCTTTTAAGCTCGGTTCTTATACCATCGCTTTCAGGCAGAAACGTAAAGGCCAAAAGGTCATTTTTCGACGGAAAACTCGGGCAAAAATGCTTTGATGAAAATTTCAGCCTTTACGATGACCCTTTCAGCGGTATGGGAGCGACACTACGCGATTCCGAAGGTGTTCCCACAAGAAGAATAGACTTCATCAAATCCGGCATCGTAGAAGAATTTTCCTACGACCTTAAGACCGCATACCGCTACAACGAGAAGTCAACCGGAAGTGCCGTACGTGACGGGGCCGGAGGTGCTCCGGTAATTGGGACGCACAACATCTGTGTCGACGGAAAAAGAGAGAACATATTTGATGAAAAGGCTGTATATGCACATACGGTCGTCGGTGCACACACGGCAAATGCGGTAACCGGAGACTTCTCGGTTGAACTTTCAAATGCAGCCTTTGTCGAAGGAGGAGAGAAGGAGAAACCGATAAAATCGGCAATGCTTTCCGGAAACGTGTTTGAAATGTTAAACTCAGTGTCAGGAATGTCAGAGGAGACCAGAAGCCTCGGCTCGATGACCGTCCCCTCGGTCAGGTTCTCCGGCCTTTCGGTAGTCGGAAGACTGTAG
- a CDS encoding TldD/PmbA family protein has protein sequence MEEPEYYDISHVKGISTHIEIDNGIVESATNSFSDTAVMRVLGKRGWGVVTIENFTGRSEKEIKEYIALAMKYAKATEEEVVLADCTSGILPVPKPSENPTEVSLEEKCSLLMDIERAARIDSIVNTRANYTEGNGTVHFTDSSGHEYKYSLCRSGYSVSAVAKKGSVMQAGRESEHTILGFNLRHKENKGLEAAERAVKLLDAKPAKGGIMDAVLDQELAGVFAHEAVGHASEGDLVKEGISVLKGMNGKKIGADIVNVVDDPTLHEFGFMPVDSEGVLPVRTEIIKKGVLNSYLHNRQTLAAVGFGDAGHARSQPGDVPVVRMSNTFIENGDSSYDEIVSECKNGILLKGSRGGQVDPGRGVFQFNAEYGYVIKNGELSGMVRDVSLSGDILKTLHNITLCAKDRKMNPGYCGKSGQNVPVTDGSPHLLLREAIIGGQGQ, from the coding sequence ATGGAAGAACCCGAATATTATGATATAAGTCACGTAAAGGGTATTTCAACCCATATTGAGATAGACAACGGCATTGTTGAGTCCGCTACGAACAGTTTTTCTGATACGGCCGTAATGCGTGTCCTAGGAAAACGCGGCTGGGGTGTTGTGACGATTGAAAATTTCACAGGGCGGTCGGAAAAAGAGATCAAGGAATACATCGCCCTTGCAATGAAGTACGCAAAGGCTACGGAAGAAGAGGTTGTTCTGGCAGACTGCACCTCAGGCATTCTTCCCGTTCCAAAGCCCTCGGAAAACCCCACAGAAGTATCCCTTGAAGAAAAATGCTCCCTTTTAATGGATATTGAAAGGGCCGCCAGAATAGATTCCATCGTAAACACCCGTGCAAACTATACCGAAGGAAACGGGACAGTCCACTTCACCGATTCATCGGGACACGAGTACAAATACAGCCTTTGCAGGTCCGGCTACTCGGTCTCGGCCGTTGCAAAAAAGGGAAGTGTAATGCAGGCCGGGCGTGAAAGCGAACATACGATTCTCGGGTTCAACCTAAGACACAAGGAAAACAAAGGTCTTGAGGCCGCCGAAAGGGCTGTAAAACTTCTTGACGCAAAACCTGCAAAAGGCGGAATCATGGATGCAGTCTTAGACCAGGAGCTTGCGGGAGTATTTGCCCATGAAGCCGTCGGACATGCCTCAGAAGGCGACCTTGTAAAAGAGGGAATATCTGTCCTTAAGGGAATGAACGGCAAAAAAATAGGTGCCGATATAGTAAATGTAGTCGATGACCCCACACTGCATGAATTCGGGTTTATGCCTGTCGACTCGGAAGGTGTTCTTCCGGTAAGGACTGAAATAATAAAAAAAGGCGTTTTGAACTCCTATCTTCATAACCGCCAGACTCTTGCGGCCGTCGGGTTCGGAGACGCCGGACATGCAAGGAGCCAGCCCGGCGACGTCCCCGTTGTAAGGATGAGCAATACATTCATCGAAAACGGCGACTCGTCATATGATGAAATAGTCTCTGAATGCAAAAACGGGATTCTTCTCAAAGGGTCAAGAGGCGGACAGGTCGACCCCGGACGCGGGGTATTTCAGTTCAACGCCGAATATGGCTACGTTATCAAAAACGGGGAACTCTCCGGGATGGTAAGGGACGTATCCCTCTCAGGTGACATATTAAAAACTCTCCACAACATAACCCTCTGCGCAAAAGACAGAAAAATGAACCCCGGCTACTGCGGAAAAAGCGGGCAGAACGTCCCGGTAACCGATGGTTCGCCTCATCTTCTTCTCAGAGAGGCAATTATAGGAGGGCAGGGACAATGA